A stretch of the Tannerella serpentiformis genome encodes the following:
- a CDS encoding DNA-directed RNA polymerase subunit omega translates to MDYRKTTAPTNTVTRDMIKLCHDNQDNVYETVMVIAKRANQISNEMKQDLEKKLEEFTNLSDNLEEVFENHEQIEISRSYEKMPKPTLIATQEYLEDKIYYKNPSREKSF, encoded by the coding sequence ATGGATTACCGCAAGACAACGGCGCCGACGAATACCGTCACGCGAGACATGATTAAACTCTGTCACGACAATCAAGACAACGTGTACGAAACCGTCATGGTGATTGCCAAACGCGCCAATCAGATCAGTAACGAAATGAAGCAGGATCTGGAGAAGAAACTCGAGGAGTTTACGAATCTCAGCGACAACCTGGAGGAGGTTTTTGAAAACCACGAGCAGATCGAAATCTCCCGATCCTACGAAAAAATGCCCAAACCGACCCTCATCGCTACTCAGGAGTATCTCGAGGACAAGATTTACTACAAAAATCCCTCGCGCGAGAAGAGTTTCTAA
- a CDS encoding putative transporter — MDWFISLFSEHTALQAMVVISFISAIGLGLGKVRLMGISLGVTFVFFVGILAGHLGFTVDPAMRTYAESFGLVIFVYALGLQVGPGFFSSFHTGGLTLNMLSMGVVVLGTLMAVTFSYATGVSLPDMVGILCGATTNTPALGAAQQTLVQLGLDGSTAALGCAVTYPLGVVGVIIAVMLMRKTLVKPGDTGAQEKEDANKVYMAAFQVHNPAVFGKSVKDIGAISTTRFVISRLWRDGHVSIPTSASTLREGDRLLVITSEKDVPALTVLFGEQENKDWNKDDIDWNAIDSELASERIVVTRPELNGKRLGSLRLRNHYGINISRVYRSGVQLLATPELVLQLGDRLTVVGESAAIRNVEKVLGNAVKSLNEPNLVVIFIGIVLGLVLGSLPIAIPGISTPVKLGLAGGPIIVGILLGTFGPRLHMITYTTRSANLMLRALGLSMYLACLGLDAGAHFFETVFRPEGLLWIGLGFVLTLIPTLIVGAIAMKWLKIDFASVFGMLCGSMANPMALNYVNDTVSGDNPAVAYATVYPLSMFARVILVQVLLMALLG; from the coding sequence ATGGATTGGTTTATCAGTTTATTCAGCGAACACACTGCACTACAAGCGATGGTGGTGATCTCTTTTATCTCCGCCATCGGATTGGGACTGGGCAAAGTGCGCCTTATGGGCATCTCACTCGGCGTCACGTTTGTCTTTTTTGTGGGCATTCTGGCTGGCCACCTCGGCTTTACCGTCGATCCGGCCATGCGCACCTACGCCGAGAGTTTCGGCCTCGTCATTTTCGTTTACGCCCTCGGGCTACAGGTCGGCCCGGGCTTCTTCAGCTCGTTTCATACGGGCGGATTGACGCTTAACATGCTTTCGATGGGCGTCGTTGTGCTCGGCACGCTTATGGCCGTCACCTTTTCGTACGCTACGGGCGTTTCCCTGCCTGACATGGTCGGCATACTCTGTGGCGCCACGACGAATACACCCGCGCTCGGTGCTGCACAGCAGACGCTCGTGCAACTCGGACTCGACGGATCGACGGCAGCCCTCGGTTGCGCCGTGACTTACCCACTGGGTGTCGTGGGCGTCATTATCGCCGTCATGCTCATGCGCAAGACACTCGTGAAGCCCGGCGACACAGGCGCTCAGGAGAAGGAGGACGCGAACAAGGTCTATATGGCCGCCTTTCAGGTGCACAACCCCGCCGTCTTCGGCAAAAGCGTGAAGGACATTGGGGCCATCAGTACCACACGCTTCGTCATCTCTCGTCTTTGGCGTGACGGGCATGTCAGCATCCCTACATCGGCCTCTACGCTCCGTGAGGGCGACCGTCTGCTGGTCATTACGTCCGAAAAAGACGTACCCGCGTTGACCGTACTCTTCGGCGAACAGGAAAATAAGGACTGGAATAAGGACGACATCGACTGGAACGCCATCGATAGCGAGCTCGCGTCGGAGCGGATCGTTGTTACACGCCCCGAATTGAACGGCAAGCGCCTCGGATCCCTCCGCCTACGCAATCATTACGGCATCAATATCAGCCGCGTCTATCGTTCCGGGGTGCAACTACTGGCTACGCCCGAGCTGGTGCTCCAACTTGGCGACCGATTGACCGTTGTGGGTGAGTCGGCAGCCATTCGGAACGTCGAAAAGGTACTTGGCAATGCGGTGAAAAGCCTCAATGAACCGAATCTGGTAGTCATATTTATAGGTATAGTGCTGGGGCTCGTGCTGGGATCATTACCCATCGCCATTCCAGGCATTTCTACGCCCGTTAAGTTAGGTCTGGCCGGCGGACCGATCATCGTAGGCATTCTTTTGGGCACGTTTGGCCCACGGTTGCACATGATTACGTACACCACGCGTAGTGCGAACCTCATGTTGCGCGCCTTGGGACTGTCGATGTACCTCGCATGTCTCGGACTCGACGCGGGAGCGCATTTTTTCGAGACCGTGTTTCGTCCCGAGGGCTTGTTGTGGATCGGATTGGGCTTCGTGTTGACACTTATCCCCACTTTGATCGTCGGTGCGATAGCTATGAAGTGGCTGAAGATCGATTTTGCCAGCGTATTCGGCATGCTGTGTGGCAGCATGGCCAATCCGATGGCGCTGAACTATGTCAACGATACCGTCTCGGGCGATAACCCCGCCGTTGCCTATGCCACGGTCTACCCGCTAAGCATGTTTGCCCGTGTGATCCTGGTGCAGGTGTTGCTGATGGCCCTTTTGGGCTGA
- a CDS encoding DUF5686 and carboxypeptidase-like regulatory domain-containing protein, whose amino-acid sequence MTRRIFCALLMLLGLCGPWTTRTQAQHTVHVEGIVKDSVTGEALPAVAVMLKGTTIGTVTDNNGRFTLEAESAARTLSVSYLGYETYERSLSGTNRLTIRLQPMTYTLNDVVVRPGHERYSRRNQAVDFVRNVIERRELNAPRNHDYFSFSTYDRKIFAKNDFEEAEERGKKRYRRIDFIFDYIDTSHVSGKPILPLYNEEVIEQTYFRRTPRTERRLVQGVKRAGLVEIFSEDGITQFVNEVFREPDVFQDNIPLFLQRFVSPLASFGPTFYKYYLTDTVEIDGERCADLSFVPFNAESFGFTGHLYVTLDSTYFVRRVRLNVPKHINLNYVDFMQIEQDFRRTDDGTRLILKNDITVEFRLHAKSKGTYARRICLYRNQSFRAPDDSSVFRENNPVMETEEARRRSDDYWQQQRAQQGDSTSDATRQTSVERMMAQLRRVPVFYWTEKVASALIGGYVQPMEKNSPVEFGPVNTFISGNVLEGARYRFGGTTTTALSNRFFIDGYAAYGAGDRKLKGDILAEYSFNKKRNFRKEFPFHYLRAEYRYDINQIGQHYLYTNPDNIFMMPKRRRNDLITYMRNAELSYYHEHYNGLGYGLTLRHRTEWATRYVPFQRFLPDATTVPVKSYQSAQLEVSIRWAPNEKFYQSRNYRYPITLDAPIITLTHTLARRGILGTEHNYNRTELGVRKRFWLSPFGYIDLYGQAGAVWNRVPYPLLIIPNANLSYSIEPESYALMDPMEFINDRFVSWEATYFLNGALLNRLPLLKRLQLREVVAFRGWYGTLTDKNNPFLADNAGLYAFPSNTYLMGRRPYMELSVGLDNIFKLVRVDYVWRLSYRDHPHTPNSGVRFKVQFSF is encoded by the coding sequence ATGACAAGAAGAATTTTCTGCGCTCTGCTCATGCTTCTGGGGCTCTGTGGCCCGTGGACGACACGAACGCAGGCGCAACACACGGTGCACGTCGAGGGTATCGTAAAAGACTCCGTCACAGGTGAGGCGCTGCCGGCCGTCGCCGTGATGCTGAAAGGAACGACCATCGGTACCGTCACCGACAACAACGGCCGCTTCACCCTCGAGGCTGAATCCGCCGCACGGACCCTCAGCGTCTCGTATTTGGGATACGAAACTTATGAGCGCTCCCTTAGCGGCACGAACCGCCTCACCATTCGGCTCCAGCCCATGACGTACACGCTGAATGATGTTGTGGTGCGGCCCGGACACGAGCGTTACTCCCGTCGCAACCAGGCGGTGGACTTCGTCCGGAACGTGATCGAACGCCGCGAGCTTAATGCCCCTCGCAACCACGACTACTTCAGCTTCAGCACTTACGACCGTAAGATTTTCGCCAAAAACGACTTCGAGGAGGCCGAGGAGCGCGGCAAGAAGCGTTACCGTCGCATCGACTTCATCTTCGACTATATCGATACCTCGCACGTCTCCGGAAAGCCCATCCTGCCGCTCTACAACGAGGAAGTGATCGAACAGACCTACTTCCGCCGCACGCCGCGCACGGAGCGTCGCTTGGTGCAGGGCGTCAAGCGGGCGGGGCTCGTAGAGATCTTCTCTGAGGACGGCATCACGCAGTTCGTCAATGAGGTGTTCCGTGAGCCGGACGTCTTTCAGGACAACATTCCCCTCTTCCTCCAGCGCTTCGTCAGTCCGCTGGCCTCCTTCGGCCCTACCTTTTATAAGTACTATCTCACGGACACCGTCGAGATCGATGGCGAGCGCTGTGCCGACCTCAGCTTCGTGCCCTTCAACGCCGAATCGTTTGGCTTCACAGGCCACCTCTACGTCACGCTCGACTCCACCTACTTCGTCCGCCGCGTCCGCCTGAATGTGCCTAAACACATCAATCTGAACTACGTCGACTTCATGCAGATTGAGCAGGATTTCCGCCGCACCGACGACGGCACACGGCTCATCCTCAAGAACGACATCACGGTCGAGTTCCGCCTCCATGCCAAGAGCAAGGGCACCTATGCGCGTCGCATCTGCCTCTACCGCAACCAATCGTTCCGGGCGCCCGACGACTCGTCCGTCTTTCGCGAAAACAACCCCGTGATGGAGACCGAGGAGGCACGCCGCCGGTCGGACGACTACTGGCAGCAGCAACGCGCGCAGCAGGGCGACAGCACCAGCGACGCCACCCGCCAGACGTCGGTCGAGCGAATGATGGCCCAGCTGCGGCGCGTCCCCGTCTTCTACTGGACGGAGAAGGTGGCCAGCGCACTGATCGGCGGCTACGTGCAGCCGATGGAGAAGAATAGCCCCGTGGAGTTCGGCCCGGTCAACACCTTCATCAGTGGCAACGTCCTCGAGGGGGCCCGCTATCGCTTCGGTGGAACAACGACCACGGCCCTCAGCAACCGCTTCTTCATCGATGGTTACGCGGCCTACGGGGCGGGCGACAGGAAGCTGAAGGGTGACATTTTGGCCGAATATTCCTTCAACAAGAAGCGCAACTTCCGCAAGGAATTCCCCTTCCATTACCTACGCGCCGAGTATCGTTACGACATCAATCAGATCGGCCAACACTACCTCTACACCAACCCCGACAACATCTTTATGATGCCCAAGCGTCGCCGCAACGACCTCATCACCTACATGCGCAACGCCGAGCTGAGCTACTACCATGAGCATTACAACGGCCTCGGCTATGGCCTCACCCTGCGCCACCGCACCGAGTGGGCCACCCGCTACGTGCCTTTCCAGCGCTTCCTTCCCGACGCCACCACCGTGCCCGTAAAGAGCTATCAATCGGCACAGTTAGAGGTCAGCATACGCTGGGCGCCCAACGAAAAGTTCTACCAGTCGCGCAACTACCGCTATCCCATCACGCTCGACGCGCCCATCATCACCCTCACCCACACGCTGGCCCGCCGCGGCATCCTCGGCACCGAGCATAATTACAACCGCACCGAGCTCGGCGTCCGCAAGCGCTTCTGGCTCTCGCCCTTTGGCTACATCGACCTCTACGGCCAGGCGGGCGCCGTCTGGAATCGTGTGCCCTACCCGCTACTGATCATTCCGAATGCCAACTTGTCATACTCCATCGAGCCCGAGAGCTACGCCCTAATGGATCCGATGGAGTTCATCAACGACCGCTTCGTCTCCTGGGAAGCCACCTACTTTCTTAATGGCGCGCTGCTCAACCGCCTGCCGCTCCTCAAGCGCCTGCAACTGCGCGAGGTCGTTGCCTTCCGCGGCTGGTACGGCACGCTCACGGATAAGAACAACCCCTTCCTCGCCGACAACGCCGGCCTCTACGCCTTCCCCTCGAACACCTACCTCATGGGCCGCCGTCCCTACATGGAGCTAAGCGTCGGCCTCGACAACATCTTCAAGCTCGTCCGCGTGGACTACGTCTGGCGCCTCTCCTACCGCGACCACCCGCACACGCCCAACAGCGGCGTCCGCTTCAAGGTGCAATTCTCGTTTTGA
- the lipB gene encoding lipoyl(octanoyl) transferase LipB, which translates to MFIYQDLKRIDYAEALAIQTAAFDELLALKERGETGTSRLFFCEHNPVLTLGKHGLDANLLVSEDVLRRRGVAFYHTNRGGDITYHGPGQITGYPVFDLEPLHLGLRAYIEALEETVIRFLARFDLHAERMAGATGVWLDVGKTRARKICAIGVRSRRFVTMHGFALNISTDLSYFSLIHPCGFIDKGVTSLAKELSPSESPDMETSKQLLLEDFRSIFGS; encoded by the coding sequence ATGTTCATTTATCAAGATCTCAAACGCATAGACTACGCCGAAGCACTGGCGATACAAACCGCCGCCTTCGACGAACTCCTCGCCCTCAAAGAACGCGGAGAGACCGGCACAAGTCGACTCTTTTTTTGCGAACACAACCCCGTTCTCACCCTTGGCAAACACGGTCTGGATGCCAATTTACTTGTCTCGGAAGACGTGCTCCGTCGTCGCGGCGTAGCCTTCTACCACACCAATCGCGGAGGAGACATCACGTATCACGGCCCCGGCCAAATCACCGGTTATCCCGTCTTCGACCTTGAGCCGCTGCACCTCGGATTACGCGCCTATATCGAAGCTCTCGAAGAGACCGTCATCCGTTTCCTCGCACGCTTCGATCTCCATGCCGAACGTATGGCAGGCGCTACGGGAGTCTGGTTAGACGTCGGGAAAACACGTGCCCGGAAGATATGCGCCATTGGCGTCCGTAGTCGAAGGTTCGTCACCATGCACGGGTTCGCACTGAATATATCGACAGATCTCAGCTACTTCTCACTCATCCACCCCTGCGGATTTATCGATAAGGGAGTCACCTCGTTAGCCAAAGAGCTCTCTCCGTCCGAATCACCCGATATGGAGACCTCCAAGCAGCTTCTCCTCGAGGATTTTCGATCCATCTTTGGCAGTTAA
- a CDS encoding DUF4293 domain-containing protein, with translation MIQRIQTVYLLIVAALNLLVVFMPLATVQFDGIFYSFDASGMSTMASPEALVYPTWALMALSALISLLALVTIFLFRRRMLQIRLCTFNTLLIVGFYGLFAFYLWRLAGSMDAFTFNFRIALAFPLISLILNWLAIRAIGADEMLVRSLDRLRK, from the coding sequence ATGATTCAACGTATTCAGACCGTCTATTTGCTGATCGTAGCCGCACTTAACCTCCTTGTGGTGTTCATGCCGCTGGCTACGGTGCAGTTTGACGGCATTTTTTATTCGTTCGACGCCTCGGGAATGAGCACAATGGCTTCTCCCGAGGCGCTCGTCTATCCCACGTGGGCCTTGATGGCTCTTTCGGCACTCATTTCGCTGTTGGCACTTGTCACCATCTTCCTTTTTCGCCGACGCATGCTGCAGATTAGGCTTTGCACCTTCAATACGCTGCTCATCGTAGGCTTTTATGGCCTCTTCGCCTTCTATCTCTGGCGACTTGCAGGCTCGATGGATGCCTTCACCTTCAATTTTCGGATCGCCCTAGCCTTCCCACTTATTTCGCTCATCCTAAATTGGTTGGCTATCCGAGCTATCGGTGCTGACGAGATGCTCGTTCGCTCGCTCGACAGGCTTCGGAAATGA
- a CDS encoding outer membrane protein assembly factor BamD, whose amino-acid sequence MKNIGWVIGIMLLFASCGEYNKILKSTDYELKYSYAKKYFDEKKYAKAATLLEELVPIFKGTTHAEESLYLLAQTYYSQKDYETAAEYFKTYYTTYPKGEYAEQARFYSGYGLYLDSPDPRLDQSQTYEAIAQLQLYMEYYPQSERAKQAQEILFQLQEKLAYKELLAAELYYNLGTYMGNNYRSCVITADNALRDYPYTKYREDFIFLKIKSKFELASVSVEDRLQGRYRDVVDEYYNYKNEFPDGKYSRQVQKYFNEANSHITTKY is encoded by the coding sequence ATGAAGAATATCGGATGGGTTATTGGGATCATGCTCCTGTTTGCCTCGTGCGGCGAATACAACAAGATCCTCAAGAGCACGGACTACGAATTGAAGTACTCCTACGCTAAAAAATACTTCGACGAAAAGAAATACGCCAAAGCAGCCACGCTGCTGGAGGAGCTTGTGCCCATTTTTAAGGGTACAACGCACGCCGAGGAGTCGCTTTACCTGCTGGCTCAAACTTATTATAGCCAGAAGGACTATGAAACGGCGGCAGAGTATTTCAAAACCTATTACACCACGTATCCCAAAGGCGAATACGCCGAGCAGGCCCGTTTTTACTCCGGTTATGGGCTCTATTTGGACTCCCCGGACCCTCGACTTGACCAATCGCAAACCTACGAGGCCATTGCGCAACTCCAACTCTACATGGAATATTATCCGCAGAGTGAGCGTGCCAAACAAGCTCAAGAAATCCTCTTTCAATTGCAGGAAAAATTGGCCTACAAGGAGCTTCTTGCCGCCGAATTATACTACAACTTAGGCACCTACATGGGAAATAATTACAGATCGTGCGTCATCACGGCCGATAATGCTCTCCGCGATTATCCCTACACTAAGTACCGTGAGGATTTTATCTTCCTGAAGATCAAATCGAAGTTCGAGTTAGCCTCGGTCAGCGTAGAAGATCGTTTGCAGGGCCGCTATCGTGACGTAGTAGACGAATATTACAATTATAAGAACGAGTTCCCCGACGGGAAGTACAGCCGACAAGTACAGAAGTACTTCAACGAGGCCAACTCACACATCACAACGAAATATTGA
- the mtgA gene encoding monofunctional biosynthetic peptidoglycan transglycosylase yields MKLRFKRILRWCRNAVLALFVFSLFMVLVYKWLPVPFTPLMFIRALDPETPQMKHHWVSIDKISHAMPLAVVASEDNRFMTHHGFDHEQIRQAMEEAKRGGRKRGASTISQQTAKNVFLWPGRSWIRKGLEAYFTVLIEFVWGKERIMEVYLNSIEMGRGIFGVEAASRTYFSKSAASLTRPEAALIAAALPNPRKRNPGAPSAYMRKRQGAILSLMGKVGAVPIGSGSPAAVDAAPAEKPQPAAPSSRPKPTPQTVEPAPKDELPENVTVDDEEEDDDEE; encoded by the coding sequence ATGAAACTACGTTTCAAACGCATACTACGCTGGTGCCGCAACGCGGTGCTGGCGTTGTTTGTTTTTAGCCTCTTTATGGTGCTCGTATATAAGTGGTTGCCCGTTCCGTTCACGCCGCTGATGTTCATCCGTGCCCTCGACCCCGAAACGCCGCAAATGAAACACCATTGGGTATCCATTGATAAGATTTCGCATGCCATGCCACTAGCTGTGGTGGCTTCGGAAGACAATCGTTTTATGACGCATCATGGTTTCGACCATGAGCAGATCCGTCAAGCGATGGAAGAAGCCAAGCGAGGCGGACGGAAGCGCGGAGCCAGCACCATATCGCAGCAGACGGCTAAAAACGTCTTCCTCTGGCCCGGTCGATCGTGGATCCGCAAAGGCTTGGAGGCCTATTTTACCGTCCTCATCGAGTTCGTGTGGGGCAAGGAGCGCATTATGGAAGTCTATCTCAACTCCATCGAGATGGGACGTGGCATTTTCGGCGTCGAGGCCGCTTCCAGAACCTACTTTTCTAAGTCAGCCGCCTCGTTGACCCGCCCAGAAGCCGCGCTCATCGCCGCTGCGTTGCCCAATCCACGTAAACGCAATCCCGGAGCCCCTTCGGCCTATATGCGTAAACGTCAGGGCGCTATCCTCTCGCTCATGGGCAAAGTAGGCGCAGTTCCCATCGGTTCGGGTAGCCCTGCGGCAGTCGATGCGGCACCAGCCGAAAAGCCCCAACCCGCCGCGCCGTCGTCCCGTCCCAAACCCACCCCTCAGACAGTCGAACCAGCGCCCAAAGACGAACTTCCCGAAAACGTTACAGTCGACGACGAGGAAGAAGACGATGACGAGGAATAA